CGCTGCCCGCCCCGTCCGAGAGCGGCGACCGCTCGAGCGCCGCCGCGGTGCCCTGACTGTACATCGCGTGGCCCGACTCGTGAAAGGTGCCGAACACCGCGGACAGCCGCCGGCCGAATCGCGTCGTGATGCGGACGTCGTCCCGATGGAACTTCGTCGAGAACGGATGCGCCGAGAGGTCCAGCCGGCCTCGCCGCGTATCGTACCCGAATTCCCGCACGGCCTCGAGCGCGAACGTCCGCTGCGCCGTCTCGTCGAACTCGGCGTCGAGGACCCCCGGATCCACGACCCCGGCGCGCGAGGCGATCGCGCGCACCAGCGGCACGACGACCTCGAGCAGCCGGCCGAAGAGCATCTCCAGTTCGCGCGCCGTCACGCCGGGATCGTAGCGATCGACCAGCGCGTCGTAGGGGTGGCCGCCGTAGCCGACGTAGTCCGCCTCTTGCCGCGCCAGCCGGAAGATCCGCTCGAGATGCGGCCGGAACGCGGCGAAGTCGTCCGCCCGCCGCGCGTCCCGCCAGACGTGCGTGGCGACCGCGGCCACGCGGCTCTTCTCGGCGACGAACTCCGCGGGCAGCTTCGACGCCCGATCGAGGTCCCGGCGCGTCATGCGCACCAACGCGGCGGCGTCCGACGCGGCGGCGCCGCCGCGCACGGCGGATTCGGCGGCATCCAGCAGGCGCCGCGTCGCGTCCGACACGAGGTGCTCGTGCGCGAGGCGCGCCAGCGTCGCAAGCTGCAGGGCCCGCCCCTCCGCGCCGCCCGGCGGCATCAGCGTCTCCTGGTCCCAGCGCAGGACGGCCGCGGCCGCCTTGAGATCGGCGATCGTGGCGAGGTGAGACCGGAGCGACGTCATCGGCTCATCGCGCGCGCTGCTGCTCATGGGTCCTCCGGATGGAAGGGGTTCTTTCTCGACCGCCGCGAAGGCGTCTTCGGGAGCACCGCGGAGGAGACCTCGATGCGCGACACCGTCTTGATCGAAGAGATGACCTGGCCGGAGGTGCGCGACACGATCGCCGCCGGGAAGCGGCGCGTGATCGTCATGCTGGCGGCGATGGAGCAGCACGGCCCGCACCTGCCGATCGGCACGGACACCTATCTCGGGTACGCGACCGGCGTGCGGCTCGCGCGCCGGCTCGGCGACGCGCTGGTGGCGCCGGTTATCACGATCGGCTACTCCGCGGGGCATCTTCCGATGGCCGGCACCGTCAGCATCGAGGAGTCCACCCTGGAGAAGACGATCGAAGAAGCGTGCCGGTCGCTCGCGCGGCACGGCTTCCGCGAGATCATCCTGCTATGCAGCCACGGCGGCAACTACCGCGCGCTGCGGGGCGTGCTGCCGCGTGTGCGCAAAGAGCACGCGGGCCTCAGGATCTCGGCGGTCGAGGACTTCGACGAGTGGCTCGAGCACACGAAGGCGTTCGCGGCCCGCGAGGGCCTCGAAATGAAGAGGCTCGGCGTTCACGCGGCCCAGGGCGAGACGTCGCTCATGCTGGCGCACCGGCCGGACCTCGTGCAGATGGACAAGGCATGCGAGGGCTTCACCGGCGATGCCTCGATCCGCTGGCGCTCAAAGGTCCCACCGCCGATGAACGAGATGAGCCCGACCGGCATCCTGGGCGACGCGCGCGGCTCGACCGCGGATCTCGGCGAGAAGATGTTCGCCGAGCGGATCGAACGGCTCGCATCGATGATCGAGGCGGGCGCCCTGGCGGGGTGAACTACTCGGGTCCCGCGTGTGACTCGCGCCGAGTTCGCGGAGGCGGCGACCCCGGATAGGTGACCTTCGTCCCTTCAACGTGAGCCCACGGTGTCAGCGTATGCGGCCGGCCGCTCGCGGGCGCCATGATGTCCACGACCTCGTCCCCGCGCGCGATGAGGGCGTCCGCGACGAGCGACCGGTGGCACCGCCACGGCACCGCCTCGGCGCACATGATCGCGACCGGCCCCGCCTCGCGCGACAACGCCCGCAGCTCGCGGAGCGCCGCCTCGAACTCCGGCGTTTCCATATAGTCCGCGAATCCCCGGAACCCGGTGTTCCGCCACGCGGTGTTGGTGGAATCGGGTCGCGGCCGGCGGAGGCCGCCGAGCGCCTTCATGTGCCGGTACCTGATTCGCCGGTTCGGCAGGGCCCGGCGCAGGTTGTCCTGATTGAACTGCGGAACGTGGCGGGACCGGGGTACCGTGCGGATGTCGACAAGCGTCCGCACGCCGAAGCGCCGCAGCGCCTCGACCAGCTCGTCGAGCGAGCGCGTCGAGTGGCCGATCGTATAGATGCGCATCGAGACACGGTTCCGACCGCGCCGGGAAGGACCCTGCCGGAGCAGCCGCGAACTTCGGCGGACTCGTCAGGATCGCGCCGCAAGGGGGCCGCCGTGACGGATCGGCACGCTGTCTTCATCGGTTCCATTGCTTTCGCGGCGACGGGCCGACGCCGCACAACTGTCGTGACCCCGCTGCGGGCACGCGGATGCTTCGCGCGGAAACCGTAGCGCGGACGAACGACGTGACGGAATCCGCCAACGTCGTCATTATTGGCGCCGGACAGGCCGGACTCTCGCTGAGCTACGAACTGCAGCGGGGCGGCGTCGAGCACGTGATTCTGGAACGGGCCCGCGTCGCGGAGACGTGGCGAGGCCGCTGGGACAGCTTCTGCCTCGTCATTCCGAACTGGACCGTCCAGCTCCCGGGGTACGCGTACACCGGCGATCCCGACGGCTTCATGCCGAGGGACGAAATCGTGGCGCACTTGGTCGCTTACGCGCGGAATTTCGGCGCGCCGGTACGCGAAGGCGTGACGGTAACGGCGCTCGAGGCGGACGAACGCGCCGGCTTCATCCTCCGCACGGCGGCGGGCGCGATCCGCGCCCGCCGAGTCGTTCTCGCCAGCGGCGCGTATCAGAAGCCGCACCGGCCCGCGGCGGCGGCGCAGCTTCCCGCGTCCGTGCACGCCGTCGATGCCGAGCAGTACACGCACCCCGGAGCGCTGCCCGACGGTCCGGTACTTATCGTTGGGAGCGGGCAAACCGGGTGTCAACTCGCGGAGGAGCTTAGGAACGCAGGCCGGGAAACGTACCTGTCCTGCGGCCGGGCGCCGTGGGGGCCGCGGCGAATCGAAGGCCGCGACATCGTCTCGTGGCTCGTCGAGACGCCGTGGTTTGAGGCCACGGTCGCGGATCTACCCAGCCCCGCGGCGCGGCTCGCGGCCAATATCCAGGCGAGCGGCCGAAACGGCGGACACGACTGCCACTACCGTACGCTGCAGGCGCAGGGGGTGCGGCTCACCGGCCACCTCAGGGGCGTCGAGGAGGGTGTCGCGCATTTCGCGTCCGACGTGACGGAATCGGTCGCGTGGGGCGATGAACGCTATGCGCTCGTCCGGGACCTCATCCGGAAAGCCTGCGGCGCCCGCGGCGTGAGAGCACCGGAAATGCCGCCGCCGCTGCCGTTTGCGGCCGAACCGGTCGGGGCCCTCCGGCTCGACCGCCTCGGCGCGATCGTCTTTACGTCGGGCTTCCGGCCGGACTACGGCCGCTGGGTCCGTCTGCCGCAGGCGTTCGATGATATGGGCTTCCCGATCCAGCGCGAGGGCTCCAGCACAGTGGTTCGCGGACTGCACTTCATGGGCGTGCACTTTCAGCGCAAACGAAAGTCGGCGACGTTCCTCGGCCTGGCGGAAGACGCGGGCACCCTGGCCGGCACGATCATCTCGGCGGACCGGTAGAAAGCGGACCGGCGGGGGCGCATCGGCCGTGCGCCTTCGGGCGTCTGCTATACTGAAGTGGCCGTGAGTCTCGCCGAACTCCGCGTTCGTATTGCCGATCGCGACGCGCTCGCCGCCGCCCTCCGGAACGCGGTGGGGCGCGACCGTGTCTTCGCGCGGCCGGTCGACCTGCTGGCGTACGAGTACGACGGCTCCGTCCTCGCGGCCATTCCCGATCTGGTGGTCTTTCCCGAGTCGACGGACGACGTCGCCGCGATCGTGCGGGGTGCGGCGCGCTTCGGCGTCCCCCTCATCGCGCGCGGGTCCGGCACCGGGTTGTCGGGCGGCGCCATCACGCCGATCGGCGGGATCGTCGTCGCGATGAGCAAGATGCGGCGAATCCTCTCGATCGACGTGGACAACCGAGTCGCCGTCGTGCAACCCGGCGTCATCAACCTCGACATCACGCGCGCCGTCGAAGCGGACGGCTACTTCTACGCGCCGGATCCCAGCAGCCAGTCGGCCTGCAGCATCGGCGGCAACGTCGCGAACAACAGCGGCGGCGTCCACACGCTCGCCTTCGGCGTCACGACGAACCACGTGCTCGGCCTCGAGATGGTGATGGGCGACGGCTCGGTCGCGCACCTCGGCGGCCGCGGACCCGACGAGCCCGGCCTCGATCTGACCGGTCTCGCGGTCGGCTCCGAGGGCACCGTCGGCATCGTCACCGCGGTCACCGTCCGGCTGATGCGCCGCCGGGAGACCGTACGCACGATACTCGGCATCTTCGAGACGATCGAGGAGGCGAGCCAGGCCGTGGCGGACATCATCGCCTCCGGCATCGGACCCACCTCGCTCGAGATGATCGATCAACTGACCGCGGAGGCCGTCGAGCCCGCGGTCCACGCCGGGCTGCCGCTGGACGCCGGGGCCGTGCTCTTGATCGAGGTCGAAGGCGTCCGCGAGGGGCTCGCACGGTGCGCGGCGACCGTGGAAGACCTCTGCCGGCGGAACCGGGCCCGCGAGATCCGCATCGCGCGCACCGAGGACGAGCGCCACCTCTACTGGGCCGCGCGCAAGGGCGCCTTCGGCGCGATGGGGCGGCTCGCGCCCAACTACTACCTGCACGACGCCGTCGTCCCGCGCAGCCAGCTGCCGGCGATCATGCACCAGATCGTGGAGATCGCGCGGCGCCACAACATCCGGGTCGCGAACGTCTTCCACGCCGGCGACGGCAACGTCCACCCGCTCATTCCGTACGACGCAACGGTGCCGGGCGAGACCGACCGCGTGATGCAGGCGAGTGAGGAGATGCTCTCCGCCTGCGTCGCGGCCGGCGGCAGCCTCAGCGGAGAGCACGGCATCGGCTTCGAAAAGAACAACTACATGCCCTGGATCTTCTCGGACGCCGATCTCGGTGCGCAGCGGCGGCTGAAGGCCGCGTTCGACCCGGAGGACCGCATGAACCCGTTCAAAATCTTCCCGACACCCGTCTCCTGCGGCGAGCTGCTCACGCGGCGCGCGCCGCGCCTGGCGGCGTCGGGGTTGTGGATCTGAGCGCGATGGCTACGACCGCGGCCGCCCGCCCGATCCCGCGACTCCTGATTCCGGAGCTCGACAAGTGCATCCAGTGCGGGTTCTGCCTGCCCGCGTGCCCGACGTACCGCATGCTCGGCCTCGAGACCGAGTCGCCGCGCGGGCGCATCCACCTGATCGAGGCGGCGGCGCAGGGACGTATTCCGATCGACGACCGGCTCGAGGAGCATATGTACGTCTGCCTCGGCTGCCGCGCGTGCGAGACGGCCTGCCCGGCCGGCGTGCATTTCGGGACGATCATCGAGGCCGGCCGCGCCGAGGTCGGCCCGACGGGGTCGCCGGTCGCCCGGCGCGTGACGCTCGCCGCGCTGCGACACCTGATGCCGCACCCGGAGCGGCTGCGCGCCGCGGCCGGCCTGCTCAGGTTCTACCAGCGCAGCGGGCTCGGCCCGCTCCTGCGCCGCCTGCACCTCATGCCGAAGCGCCTCGGCGAGATGGAATCGCTGCTGCCGGGGGTGCCGGACGAGGCGTTCGCGCCCGCGCAAGAAGTCTTCCCCGCGATCGGCCCCCGCCGCGCCCGCGTGGGGTTCCTGAGCGGCTGTGCGATGAGCGTGCTGTTCCCGGGCACCAACGAGGCGACGGTCCGCGTGCTGCGGCGCAACGGCTGCGAGGTCGTCGTGCCGGCGGACCAGGCGTGCTGCGGCGCCCTCAACATCCACAACGGGGAGCGCCCGACCGCCCAGGCGATGGCCCGCCGCAACATCGAGGGTTTCCTGCGCGCCGGCGTCGACGCGGTGATCATCAACGCGGCCGGCTGCGGCGTCGCGTGCAAGGAGTATCCGGTGCTGTTCCGCGGTGACGACCCCCGGTATGCGGCCCGGGCCGAAGCGTTCAGCAGTATCTGTCGCGACGCGAGCGAGTTTCTCGCCGAGCTCGGCCTCACCGGCACGCTCGGCGAGATCCGCGTGCGCGCGACCTATCAGGATCCCTGCCACCTCGCGCACGGCCAGCGCATCCGCCGCCAGCCGCGCGACCTGCTGCGGCGGATCCCCGGCCTCGAGCTGGTCGAGATGGAGGGAGCCGATCGCTGCTGCGGCAGCGCCGGGATCTACAACGTGGTGGAGCCGGAGTACTCGCGGCGGATCCTCGAGGAGAAGATGCGCGCGGTGATGCGGACCGGCGCGGACCTGCTCGTCGCCCCGAATCCCGGCTGCCTGCTGCAGCTGGCGGCCGGCATCCGCGCGCGCGGCGTGCCGATCGAAACATGCCACGTCGTCGATCTGCTCGACCGGTCCTACGCGGTGGCGTCAACGTCACCGTGGCCCGCCCCTCCATGAGCAGCGTTTCCTCCGCGCAGGACCGGGTGGGCGGGGCGTTCGCTTCGCGGGTCCGCGCGATCGTCGGCGACGCGCACCTGGCGCTCGATCCCGACCGTCTCGACGCGCGGCGGATCGATGGCGTGCGTCCGGGACTGTGGGCGGTGCCCGCGGACGCCGAGCAGATCGCCTCCCTCCTGACCGCGGCCGCGGACTCGGGCGCCGGCGTGATCCCGCGCGGCGGCGGTGCGCATCAGCATCTCGGCAAT
The DNA window shown above is from bacterium and carries:
- a CDS encoding carboxypeptidase M32, producing the protein MSSSARDEPMTSLRSHLATIADLKAAAAVLRWDQETLMPPGGAEGRALQLATLARLAHEHLVSDATRRLLDAAESAVRGGAAASDAAALVRMTRRDLDRASKLPAEFVAEKSRVAAVATHVWRDARRADDFAAFRPHLERIFRLARQEADYVGYGGHPYDALVDRYDPGVTARELEMLFGRLLEVVVPLVRAIASRAGVVDPGVLDAEFDETAQRTFALEAVREFGYDTRRGRLDLSAHPFSTKFHRDDVRITTRFGRRLSAVFGTFHESGHAMYSQGTAAALERSPLSDGAGSGIHESQSRLWENLVGRGRPFWEYAFPRLRRTFPEQLKAADAERVYRAVNYVTPGLIRVNADEVTYNLHIVLRFELEKALLTGDLAVGDLPAAWNDKMRAYLGVTPPSDADGVLQDIHWSSGLVGSFPSYTLGNVASVQLFEAARRAHPSVPDDLRAGRFGTLYGWLRDNVYIHGRKFLPSELLRRATGGSLTAEPYLEYLETKFRELYGLR
- a CDS encoding creatininase family protein — its product is MRDTVLIEEMTWPEVRDTIAAGKRRVIVMLAAMEQHGPHLPIGTDTYLGYATGVRLARRLGDALVAPVITIGYSAGHLPMAGTVSIEESTLEKTIEEACRSLARHGFREIILLCSHGGNYRALRGVLPRVRKEHAGLRISAVEDFDEWLEHTKAFAAREGLEMKRLGVHAAQGETSLMLAHRPDLVQMDKACEGFTGDASIRWRSKVPPPMNEMSPTGILGDARGSTADLGEKMFAERIERLASMIEAGALAG
- a CDS encoding DUF488 domain-containing protein, giving the protein MRIYTIGHSTRSLDELVEALRRFGVRTLVDIRTVPRSRHVPQFNQDNLRRALPNRRIRYRHMKALGGLRRPRPDSTNTAWRNTGFRGFADYMETPEFEAALRELRALSREAGPVAIMCAEAVPWRCHRSLVADALIARGDEVVDIMAPASGRPHTLTPWAHVEGTKVTYPGSPPPRTRRESHAGPE
- a CDS encoding NAD(P)-binding domain-containing protein encodes the protein MTESANVVIIGAGQAGLSLSYELQRGGVEHVILERARVAETWRGRWDSFCLVIPNWTVQLPGYAYTGDPDGFMPRDEIVAHLVAYARNFGAPVREGVTVTALEADERAGFILRTAAGAIRARRVVLASGAYQKPHRPAAAAQLPASVHAVDAEQYTHPGALPDGPVLIVGSGQTGCQLAEELRNAGRETYLSCGRAPWGPRRIEGRDIVSWLVETPWFEATVADLPSPAARLAANIQASGRNGGHDCHYRTLQAQGVRLTGHLRGVEEGVAHFASDVTESVAWGDERYALVRDLIRKACGARGVRAPEMPPPLPFAAEPVGALRLDRLGAIVFTSGFRPDYGRWVRLPQAFDDMGFPIQREGSSTVVRGLHFMGVHFQRKRKSATFLGLAEDAGTLAGTIISADR
- a CDS encoding FAD-linked oxidase C-terminal domain-containing protein, encoding MSLAELRVRIADRDALAAALRNAVGRDRVFARPVDLLAYEYDGSVLAAIPDLVVFPESTDDVAAIVRGAARFGVPLIARGSGTGLSGGAITPIGGIVVAMSKMRRILSIDVDNRVAVVQPGVINLDITRAVEADGYFYAPDPSSQSACSIGGNVANNSGGVHTLAFGVTTNHVLGLEMVMGDGSVAHLGGRGPDEPGLDLTGLAVGSEGTVGIVTAVTVRLMRRRETVRTILGIFETIEEASQAVADIIASGIGPTSLEMIDQLTAEAVEPAVHAGLPLDAGAVLLIEVEGVREGLARCAATVEDLCRRNRAREIRIARTEDERHLYWAARKGAFGAMGRLAPNYYLHDAVVPRSQLPAIMHQIVEIARRHNIRVANVFHAGDGNVHPLIPYDATVPGETDRVMQASEEMLSACVAAGGSLSGEHGIGFEKNNYMPWIFSDADLGAQRRLKAAFDPEDRMNPFKIFPTPVSCGELLTRRAPRLAASGLWI
- a CDS encoding (Fe-S)-binding protein, producing MATTAAARPIPRLLIPELDKCIQCGFCLPACPTYRMLGLETESPRGRIHLIEAAAQGRIPIDDRLEEHMYVCLGCRACETACPAGVHFGTIIEAGRAEVGPTGSPVARRVTLAALRHLMPHPERLRAAAGLLRFYQRSGLGPLLRRLHLMPKRLGEMESLLPGVPDEAFAPAQEVFPAIGPRRARVGFLSGCAMSVLFPGTNEATVRVLRRNGCEVVVPADQACCGALNIHNGERPTAQAMARRNIEGFLRAGVDAVIINAAGCGVACKEYPVLFRGDDPRYAARAEAFSSICRDASEFLAELGLTGTLGEIRVRATYQDPCHLAHGQRIRRQPRDLLRRIPGLELVEMEGADRCCGSAGIYNVVEPEYSRRILEEKMRAVMRTGADLLVAPNPGCLLQLAAGIRARGVPIETCHVVDLLDRSYAVASTSPWPAPP